A genomic region of Mycobacterium sp. Aquia_213 contains the following coding sequences:
- the pheS gene encoding phenylalanine--tRNA ligase subunit alpha codes for MGDQPVDLSPKALAEAVGAARQAIGLAETLDALAVIKTEHLGDRSPVALARQALGTLPKEERSDAGKRVNTARGEVQAAYDERLAVLRAERDAAVLVAESIDVTLPSTRQPPGARHPITILAEHVADTFIAMGWELAEGPEVETEQFNFDALNFPPDHPARSEQDTFYVAPEDSRQLLRTHTSPVQVRTLLERELPVYIVSIGRTFRTDELDSTHTPVFHQVEGLAVDRGLSMAHLRGTLDAFARAEFGPEARTRIRPHFFPFTEPSAEVDVWFVGKKGGAGWVEWGGCGMVHPNVLRAAGIDPEVYSGFAFGMGLERTLQFRNGIPDMRDMVEGDIRFSLPFGVGL; via the coding sequence GTGGGTGATCAACCCGTCGACCTGTCGCCGAAAGCGTTGGCCGAGGCAGTCGGTGCAGCGCGGCAGGCCATCGGGCTCGCCGAAACCCTGGACGCGCTGGCAGTGATCAAGACCGAGCACCTCGGCGACCGCTCGCCGGTCGCGCTGGCGCGCCAAGCGCTGGGCACGCTGCCCAAAGAGGAGCGCTCCGATGCCGGCAAGCGCGTCAACACCGCGCGCGGCGAGGTGCAGGCTGCCTACGACGAACGGCTGGCAGTGCTGCGCGCCGAGCGCGACGCGGCCGTGCTGGTCGCCGAAAGCATCGACGTCACACTGCCGTCGACGCGCCAGCCGCCCGGTGCCCGGCATCCGATCACGATCCTGGCCGAACACGTCGCCGACACCTTCATCGCGATGGGGTGGGAGCTGGCCGAAGGCCCCGAGGTCGAAACCGAACAATTCAACTTCGACGCCCTCAACTTCCCGCCCGATCACCCCGCGCGCAGCGAGCAGGACACCTTCTACGTCGCGCCGGAGGATTCCCGCCAGCTGCTGCGCACCCACACCTCGCCGGTTCAGGTCCGGACTCTGCTGGAGCGCGAGCTGCCGGTCTACATCGTCTCGATCGGCCGCACATTTCGCACCGACGAACTCGACTCCACCCACACGCCGGTGTTCCACCAAGTCGAGGGCCTGGCCGTAGACCGGGGTCTGTCGATGGCGCACCTGCGCGGGACGCTGGACGCATTCGCCCGCGCGGAGTTCGGCCCCGAGGCGCGCACCCGGATCCGGCCGCACTTCTTCCCGTTCACCGAGCCGTCCGCCGAGGTCGACGTGTGGTTCGTCGGCAAAAAGGGCGGTGCCGGCTGGGTGGAATGGGGCGGCTGCGGGATGGTTCATCCAAACGTGTTGCGCGCGGCGGGAATTGATCCCGAGGTCTACTCGGGCTTCGCATTCGGGATGGGCCTGGAACGCACCCTGCAGTTCCGCAACGGTATCCCCGACATGCGTGACATGGTCGAAGGTGACATCCGGTTCTCGTTGCCGTTCGGGGTGGGGCTCTGA
- a CDS encoding rhomboid-like protein, whose translation MLGGFFSGLGRVRFTVGYVAVLLAVSCAILVLGQHAHDVIVQRASTNLHNLAHGHIGTLLGSALVVDAGPLYFWLPFLTCLLALAELHLQTIRLVIAFVVGHIGATLVVAAALASAVEFGWLPISIARASDVGMSYGALAVLGAMTAAIPQQWRPAWVGWWISAGLVSAIVGADFTSAGHTVAVILGVLVSARFRQPIRWTPVLMAMLVASSGFGFLVLAHHWGTMAAAPVVGTLGAFVAYKIGQLRAVRTRLPASAADDDEALSGRQPALVG comes from the coding sequence ATGTTGGGGGGATTCTTTTCCGGGCTTGGCCGGGTCCGTTTCACCGTGGGGTACGTCGCGGTTCTGCTTGCGGTCAGCTGCGCCATCTTGGTGCTCGGCCAGCACGCGCATGACGTCATCGTCCAGCGCGCCAGCACCAACCTGCACAACCTGGCGCACGGACACATCGGCACGCTGCTGGGCAGTGCGCTGGTCGTCGACGCCGGTCCGCTCTACTTCTGGCTGCCCTTCCTGACCTGCCTGCTGGCCCTGGCGGAGCTACATCTGCAGACCATTCGCCTGGTGATTGCCTTCGTGGTCGGCCACATCGGCGCGACGCTGGTGGTGGCCGCCGCTCTTGCCTCCGCGGTCGAGTTCGGCTGGCTGCCGATATCCATCGCACGGGCCAGTGACGTCGGGATGAGCTATGGCGCGCTCGCCGTGCTCGGCGCGATGACGGCGGCGATACCGCAGCAGTGGCGTCCGGCGTGGGTCGGCTGGTGGATCTCGGCGGGCCTGGTCTCGGCGATCGTCGGCGCCGACTTCACCTCCGCCGGGCACACCGTCGCCGTGATCCTGGGCGTGCTGGTATCCGCCCGGTTCCGTCAACCGATCCGCTGGACTCCGGTGCTGATGGCGATGCTGGTGGCGTCGTCGGGCTTCGGTTTCCTGGTGCTGGCTCACCACTGGGGCACGATGGCCGCGGCTCCGGTCGTCGGGACCCTCGGAGCGTTCGTGGCCTACAAGATCGGCCAGCTCAGGGCCGTGCGCACCAGACTGCCGGCTTCCGCCGCAGACGACGACGAAGCGCTTAGCGGCCGGCAGCCCGCGCTGGTCGGCTAA
- a CDS encoding adenylate/guanylate cyclase domain-containing protein, translating into MSKHAAAQWWQNANRSPGVVAFIRRARRMLPGDPEFGDPLSTAGDGGPRAAARAADRLLGDRDAASREVSLSVLQVWQALTEAVSRRPANPEVTLVFTDLVGFSTWSLQAGDDAALTLLRQVARAVEPPLLDAGGHIVKRMGDGIMAVFRRPDVAVRAVVAADEAMREVEVAGYRPRMRVGIHTGRPQRLAADWLGVDVNIAARVMDRATKGGIMISSSALDLIPQSELDALGVVAKRARKSMFTPKTPGIPPDLAIYRLEYS; encoded by the coding sequence GTGTCGAAACACGCCGCGGCCCAGTGGTGGCAGAACGCCAATCGCAGCCCGGGCGTGGTGGCGTTCATCCGGCGGGCGCGGCGGATGCTGCCCGGGGACCCCGAATTCGGTGACCCGCTCTCGACGGCGGGCGACGGCGGCCCGCGAGCGGCGGCCCGCGCCGCCGACCGGCTGCTGGGGGATCGCGACGCGGCCTCGCGCGAGGTCAGTTTGAGCGTGCTGCAGGTATGGCAGGCGCTCACCGAGGCGGTGTCGCGACGGCCGGCGAATCCGGAGGTGACGCTGGTCTTCACCGACCTGGTCGGCTTCTCGACGTGGTCGCTGCAGGCCGGTGACGATGCGGCGCTGACCCTGCTGCGCCAGGTGGCCCGCGCCGTGGAGCCGCCGTTGCTCGATGCCGGCGGGCACATCGTCAAACGGATGGGTGACGGCATCATGGCGGTGTTCCGGCGCCCGGACGTGGCGGTGCGCGCCGTGGTGGCCGCCGACGAGGCGATGCGAGAAGTCGAGGTGGCGGGCTACCGGCCGCGGATGCGGGTCGGAATCCACACCGGCCGGCCGCAGCGGTTGGCCGCCGACTGGCTCGGCGTCGACGTCAATATCGCGGCTCGGGTGATGGATCGCGCCACCAAAGGCGGGATCATGATTTCGAGTTCGGCGCTGGATCTGATCCCGCAGAGCGAGCTGGACGCGTTGGGCGTCGTCGCTAAACGCGCACGTAAATCCATGTTTACACCTAAGACCCCGGGCATCCCGCCGGACTTAGCGATATATCGTCTCGAATACTCTTAG
- a CDS encoding oxygenase MpaB family protein codes for MTTASTTSADPLGPDSLTWKYFGDLRTGMMGVWIGAIQNMYPQLGAGVEEHSILLREPLQRVARSVYPIMGVVYDGERAPLTGAQIKHYHDTIKGIDAEGRRYHALNPETFYWAHATFFMLIVKVAEYFCGGLTEAEKRQLFDEHVQWYRMYGMSMRPVPQSWEEFQEYWDRVCRDELEINQATLDIFRIRIPKPRFVLMPTPIWDQIFKPLVAGQRWIAAGLFEPAVREKAGMRWTPGDEILLRVFGKLIALAFLAVPDEIRLHPRALAAYRRAEGRSPMDAPLVEAPEFMAPPRDRRGLPMHYFPPRKSLIERAGSLVHTTLSLAGLRPAGSRRRAA; via the coding sequence ATGACTACCGCATCGACTACATCCGCTGATCCGCTTGGACCAGATTCCCTCACCTGGAAGTACTTTGGCGATCTGCGCACCGGCATGATGGGCGTCTGGATCGGGGCGATCCAGAACATGTACCCACAGCTCGGTGCGGGCGTCGAGGAGCATTCGATCCTGCTGCGCGAGCCCCTGCAGCGGGTAGCCCGGTCGGTGTACCCGATCATGGGCGTGGTCTACGACGGCGAGCGCGCGCCGCTGACCGGTGCGCAGATCAAGCACTACCACGACACCATCAAGGGAATTGATGCCGAAGGCCGTCGCTACCACGCGCTGAACCCCGAGACCTTCTACTGGGCGCACGCCACGTTCTTCATGCTCATCGTCAAGGTCGCCGAATACTTCTGCGGTGGCCTGACCGAGGCCGAGAAACGCCAGCTGTTCGACGAGCACGTGCAGTGGTACCGGATGTACGGCATGAGCATGCGGCCGGTGCCGCAATCCTGGGAGGAGTTCCAGGAGTACTGGGACCGGGTCTGCCGCGACGAGCTGGAGATCAACCAGGCGACGCTGGACATCTTCCGGATACGCATTCCGAAGCCGAGGTTCGTGCTGATGCCCACGCCGATCTGGGACCAGATCTTCAAGCCGCTGGTGGCCGGACAGCGCTGGATCGCGGCCGGGCTATTCGAGCCCGCGGTGCGCGAGAAGGCGGGCATGCGCTGGACGCCGGGCGACGAAATCTTGCTGCGCGTGTTCGGCAAGCTGATCGCACTGGCATTCCTGGCGGTGCCCGACGAAATCCGGCTGCACCCGCGGGCGCTGGCCGCCTACCGCCGCGCGGAGGGCCGGTCGCCGATGGACGCGCCGCTGGTCGAGGCGCCCGAGTTCATGGCGCCGCCGCGCGATCGCCGCGGGCTGCCGATGCATTACTTCCCGCCGCGCAAGTCGTTGATCGAGCGGGCCGGCTCGCTGGTGCACACCACCCTGTCGCTGGCCGGGCTGCGACCCGCCGGAAGCCGCCGCAGGGCCGCCTAA
- a CDS encoding TrmH family RNA methyltransferase: protein MLTERSARVAAAVKLHRHVVRRRANQFLAEGQNLVEAASARGLVREVFVTELAAQRHATLLATQHSPVHVVTDRAAKALSDTVTPAGLVAVCDMPATGLHQALAGSPRLVAVAVEIGEPGNAGTLIRLADAMGAAAVILAGHSVDPYNGKCLRASAGSIFSLPVIAEPDVDAVLGAVRAAGLQALATTVDGGTRLDEADELLATPTAWLFGPESHGLPEEITDQADHRVRIPMSGGAESLNVAAAAAICLYQSAQALGVLQGF from the coding sequence GTGCTCACCGAACGCTCGGCCCGGGTGGCCGCGGCGGTCAAATTGCATCGCCATGTCGTGCGACGACGGGCGAACCAGTTCCTGGCCGAAGGCCAAAACCTGGTTGAGGCGGCGTCGGCGCGCGGATTGGTCCGCGAGGTGTTCGTCACCGAACTGGCCGCGCAGCGGCACGCCACATTGTTGGCCACCCAGCACTCTCCGGTGCATGTCGTCACCGACCGCGCGGCAAAAGCGTTGTCCGACACCGTAACTCCGGCGGGGCTGGTGGCGGTGTGCGATATGCCGGCGACCGGACTGCACCAGGCGCTGGCCGGCTCGCCGCGCTTGGTCGCGGTGGCCGTCGAGATCGGCGAGCCGGGCAACGCGGGCACGCTGATCCGCCTCGCCGACGCCATGGGCGCCGCGGCGGTGATTCTGGCCGGCCACAGCGTCGACCCCTACAACGGCAAATGCCTGCGCGCGTCGGCCGGCAGCATATTCTCGCTTCCGGTCATCGCCGAACCCGACGTCGACGCGGTCCTGGGCGCCGTGCGCGCCGCCGGGCTGCAGGCGCTGGCCACCACGGTCGATGGCGGGACGCGTCTGGACGAGGCCGACGAGCTACTGGCCACGCCCACGGCGTGGCTGTTCGGCCCCGAATCGCACGGCTTGCCCGAAGAGATCACCGACCAGGCGGACCATCGCGTGCGTATCCCGATGTCGGGTGGCGCGGAGAGCCTGAACGTGGCTGCCGCCGCGGCGATCTGTCTGTACCAGAGCGCACAGGCGCTGGGTGTGCTGCAGGGCTTTTAG
- the rplT gene encoding 50S ribosomal protein L20 has translation MARVKRAVNAHKKRRSVLTASKGYRGQRSRLYRKAKEQQLHSLQYAYRDRRARKGEFRKLWISRINAAARANDITYNRLIQGLKAAGVEVDRKNLADIAITDPAAFTALVDVARAALPKDVNAPSGEAA, from the coding sequence ATGGCACGCGTGAAGCGGGCAGTCAACGCCCACAAGAAGAGGCGCAGCGTCCTGACGGCCTCGAAGGGCTATCGCGGCCAGCGGTCTCGGCTCTACCGCAAAGCCAAAGAGCAGCAGCTGCATTCGTTGCAGTACGCGTATCGCGACCGGCGCGCACGCAAGGGCGAGTTCCGCAAATTGTGGATCTCGCGGATCAATGCGGCGGCGCGCGCCAACGACATCACCTACAACCGGCTGATCCAGGGTCTCAAGGCCGCCGGCGTGGAAGTGGACCGCAAAAACCTTGCCGACATTGCGATCACCGATCCGGCAGCGTTCACCGCGCTGGTCGATGTCGCCCGGGCGGCACTGCCCAAGGACGTCAACGCGCCCTCCGGAGAAGCTGCTTAA
- the rpmI gene encoding 50S ribosomal protein L35: protein MPKAKSHSGATKRFRRTGTGKIVRQKVNRRHLLEHKPSKRTRRLDGRTEVAANDTKRVNAMLNG, encoded by the coding sequence ATGCCCAAGGCCAAGTCCCACAGCGGCGCGACCAAGCGATTCCGGCGTACCGGGACCGGAAAGATCGTCCGCCAGAAAGTCAATCGTCGACACCTGCTCGAGCACAAGCCGAGCAAGCGCACCCGGCGGCTCGACGGCCGTACCGAAGTTGCGGCCAACGACACCAAGCGCGTCAACGCGATGCTGAACGGCTGA
- the infC gene encoding translation initiation factor IF-3 → MSTETRVNERIRVPEVRLIGPGGEQVGIVRIEDALRVAADADLDLVEVAPNARPPVCKIMDYGKFKYEAAQKARESRRNQQQTVVKEQKLRPKIDDHDYETKKGHVIRFLEAGSKVKVTIMFRGREQSRPELGYRLLQRLGADVADYGFVETSAKQDGRNMTMVLAPHRGAKTRARARHPEGQGGEPAPDAEETGDTAASPN, encoded by the coding sequence ATCAGCACTGAGACCCGCGTCAACGAGCGCATTCGCGTACCTGAAGTCCGACTGATCGGCCCAGGGGGGGAGCAGGTAGGCATCGTGCGCATCGAAGACGCATTGCGCGTCGCCGCGGACGCCGATCTCGACCTCGTCGAAGTTGCTCCGAACGCCAGACCACCGGTCTGCAAGATCATGGACTACGGCAAGTTCAAGTATGAGGCGGCGCAAAAGGCGCGCGAATCCCGCCGGAACCAGCAGCAGACCGTGGTCAAAGAACAAAAGCTGCGACCCAAGATCGACGATCACGATTACGAGACCAAGAAGGGCCACGTAATCCGCTTCCTCGAGGCGGGGTCAAAGGTAAAGGTCACCATCATGTTCCGCGGACGTGAGCAGTCGCGGCCCGAGCTGGGCTACCGATTGCTGCAGCGTCTGGGGGCGGACGTCGCCGACTACGGATTCGTCGAAACGTCCGCCAAGCAGGACGGTCGCAACATGACGATGGTGCTGGCACCGCACCGCGGCGCGAAGACACGTGCCAGGGCGCGGCATCCCGAAGGACAGGGTGGCGAGCCGGCACCCGACGCCGAGGAGACCGGCGACACCGCAGCTTCACCGAACTGA
- the lysX gene encoding bifunctional lysylphosphatidylglycerol synthetase/lysine--tRNA ligase LysX → MPAAAGWTVGVIATLSLVGSVSPLIRWLIKGPREFINDYLFNFPDTSIAWSFVLALLAAALTARKRIAWWVLLGQMVLAAFWNAADIAAGDNTAAETFGENLGFAMHIVVIVLLVLSYREFWAKVRRAALFKAAAVLVLGDVIGILLSWGLVELFPGSLARQDRLGYVANRVVGFALADPDLFTGKPHVLLNAIFGLFGALALIAAAIVLFQSQRADNALTGEDESAIRGLLELYGKNDSLGYFATRRDKSVVFAHTGRAAITYRVEVGVCLASGDPVGDPRAWPQAVEAWLALCKTYGWAPGVMGASSQGAQAYRERGLNALELGDEAILRTSDFKLSGPDMRGVRQAVTRARRAGLTVRIRRHRDIEADEMAETITRANAWRDTQSERGFSMALGRLGDPADGECLLVEALDRDLQVVAMLSLVPWGSTGVSLDLMRRSPQSPNGTNEFMVSELALNAEGIGINRVSLNFAMFRSAFEQGAQLGAGPIARLWRGLLLFFSRWWQLETLYRSNMKYQPEWVPRYACYEDARLIPRVGVASAMAEGFLVLPFSRRDKVHTGHHSAVPARLAESGLLHEDGSTPDVSGLKRGDEVDSEEYRRRLPEQVRVRLTKLRALQRNGIDAYPVGSPPSHTIVQALGTDDQDIVSVAGRILRIRDFGGVLFAELRDWSGEMQVLLDNSRLESGRTADFTAAIDLGDLVEMTGHMGFSKRGTRSLIVSDWRMVGKCLRPLPNKWNGLTDPEARVRSRYVDLAVNAESRNLVTARSCVLRSVRETLFAKDFIEVETPILQQIHGGAAARPFVTHINTYDMDLFLRIAPELYLKRLCVGGVERVFELGRAFRNEGVDFSHNPEFTLLEAYQAHADYRVWIDGCRELIQNAAEAANGTQTVLRPHPDHGSDSQARLEPVDISGVWPVKTVHDAVSEALGERINPNTSLTALRKLSDRAHIPYRDHWDAGAVVLELYEHLVEDRTEAPTFYIDFPTSVSPLTRPHRSQPGIAERWDLVAWGVELGTAYSELTDPVEQRRRLLAQSLLAAGGDPEAMELDEDFLQAMEYAMPPTGGLGMGIDRLVMLITGRSIRETLPFPLAKPH, encoded by the coding sequence GTGCCGGCGGCCGCCGGCTGGACCGTTGGCGTCATCGCCACCCTGTCCTTGGTTGGCAGCGTGTCGCCGCTGATCCGGTGGCTGATCAAGGGCCCGCGGGAGTTCATCAACGACTACCTGTTCAACTTCCCCGACACCAGCATCGCCTGGTCTTTCGTGCTGGCCCTGCTGGCGGCGGCGCTGACCGCCCGCAAACGCATCGCCTGGTGGGTGCTGCTCGGCCAGATGGTCCTGGCCGCATTCTGGAACGCCGCCGACATCGCCGCCGGTGACAACACCGCGGCCGAGACGTTCGGCGAGAACCTCGGGTTCGCGATGCATATCGTCGTGATCGTCCTGCTGGTGTTGAGCTACCGGGAGTTCTGGGCCAAGGTCCGCCGGGCCGCGTTGTTCAAAGCGGCCGCCGTCCTTGTCCTCGGGGACGTGATCGGAATCCTGTTGTCCTGGGGCCTGGTCGAGCTCTTCCCGGGCTCGCTGGCCCGACAGGATCGACTGGGATACGTGGCCAACCGGGTGGTCGGGTTCGCCCTCGCCGACCCCGACCTGTTCACCGGCAAGCCGCACGTACTGCTCAATGCGATTTTCGGGTTGTTCGGCGCGCTCGCCCTGATCGCGGCCGCGATCGTGCTGTTCCAATCCCAGCGCGCCGACAACGCCCTGACCGGTGAGGACGAGTCGGCGATCCGCGGGCTGCTCGAGCTGTACGGCAAGAACGACTCCCTGGGCTACTTCGCCACCCGTCGCGACAAGTCGGTGGTGTTCGCCCACACCGGCCGGGCCGCGATCACCTACCGGGTCGAGGTCGGCGTCTGCCTGGCCAGCGGCGACCCGGTGGGCGACCCGCGGGCCTGGCCGCAGGCCGTCGAGGCGTGGCTGGCGTTGTGCAAGACCTACGGCTGGGCACCCGGCGTCATGGGCGCGAGTTCCCAAGGGGCCCAGGCTTATCGTGAGCGCGGTCTGAACGCCCTCGAGCTCGGCGACGAGGCCATCCTGCGCACCTCCGATTTCAAGCTGTCCGGCCCGGACATGCGCGGGGTGCGCCAGGCCGTGACGCGCGCACGCCGGGCCGGGCTGACGGTACGCATTCGGCGGCACCGGGACATCGAGGCCGACGAGATGGCCGAGACGATCACTCGCGCCAATGCCTGGCGCGATACCCAGTCCGAACGTGGGTTTTCCATGGCGCTGGGGCGCCTGGGTGATCCGGCCGACGGAGAGTGCCTGCTGGTCGAGGCACTGGATCGCGACTTGCAGGTAGTCGCGATGCTGTCGTTGGTCCCATGGGGAAGCACCGGGGTCTCGCTGGATTTGATGCGCCGCTCCCCCCAATCTCCCAACGGCACCAATGAATTCATGGTCAGCGAACTCGCCCTGAACGCGGAAGGGATTGGCATCAACCGTGTTTCGCTGAACTTTGCCATGTTCCGGTCGGCATTCGAGCAGGGCGCCCAACTCGGCGCCGGGCCCATCGCACGGCTGTGGCGCGGGCTGCTGTTGTTCTTCTCGCGCTGGTGGCAGCTGGAGACGCTGTACCGCTCCAACATGAAATACCAACCCGAATGGGTGCCGCGCTACGCCTGCTACGAGGACGCCCGGTTGATCCCGCGGGTGGGCGTCGCGTCGGCCATGGCCGAAGGCTTCCTGGTGTTGCCGTTCAGCCGGCGCGACAAGGTACACACCGGGCACCACTCCGCCGTGCCGGCCAGGCTGGCGGAATCCGGGTTGCTGCACGAAGACGGATCCACCCCGGACGTCAGCGGCCTCAAACGCGGCGACGAAGTCGATTCCGAGGAGTACCGGCGCCGCCTGCCCGAACAGGTGCGGGTGCGCTTGACCAAGCTGAGAGCGCTGCAGCGCAACGGAATTGACGCCTACCCGGTGGGGTCTCCGCCCAGTCATACCATCGTGCAAGCCCTGGGCACCGACGACCAGGACATCGTTTCGGTGGCAGGCCGGATTCTGCGGATACGCGACTTCGGCGGTGTGCTGTTCGCCGAGTTGCGTGACTGGTCGGGTGAAATGCAAGTGCTGCTGGATAATTCACGCCTGGAGTCCGGCCGGACCGCCGATTTCACCGCGGCCATCGATCTCGGTGACCTGGTCGAGATGACCGGGCACATGGGGTTCAGCAAACGCGGAACCCGCTCGTTGATCGTGAGCGACTGGCGGATGGTCGGAAAGTGCTTGCGGCCGTTGCCCAACAAATGGAATGGGCTGACCGACCCGGAAGCGCGAGTGCGCAGCCGCTATGTCGACCTGGCCGTCAATGCCGAGTCACGCAATCTGGTGACGGCCCGCAGCTGCGTGCTGCGCTCGGTCCGGGAAACGTTGTTCGCCAAGGATTTCATCGAGGTGGAAACCCCGATCCTGCAGCAGATCCACGGCGGAGCCGCCGCCCGCCCATTCGTCACCCACATCAACACCTACGACATGGACCTCTTCTTGCGCATCGCGCCCGAGCTCTACTTGAAGCGGTTGTGCGTCGGTGGCGTGGAGCGGGTGTTCGAACTGGGCCGCGCCTTCCGCAACGAAGGTGTCGACTTCAGCCACAACCCGGAGTTCACGCTGCTGGAGGCCTACCAGGCGCACGCCGACTACCGGGTGTGGATCGACGGCTGCCGCGAGCTCATCCAAAACGCCGCCGAAGCCGCCAACGGCACGCAGACCGTGCTACGGCCCCACCCGGACCACGGCTCGGATAGTCAAGCCCGCCTCGAACCGGTCGACATCTCCGGGGTGTGGCCGGTGAAGACCGTGCATGACGCGGTCTCCGAAGCGCTCGGCGAACGCATCAACCCGAACACGTCGTTGACCGCGCTGCGCAAGCTGTCCGACCGCGCCCACATTCCCTATCGCGATCACTGGGACGCCGGCGCGGTGGTGCTGGAGCTCTATGAGCACCTGGTCGAGGACCGCACCGAGGCGCCGACGTTCTACATCGACTTTCCGACGTCCGTCTCACCGCTGACCCGTCCGCACCGCAGTCAACCCGGCATCGCCGAGCGGTGGGACCTGGTGGCGTGGGGCGTCGAACTGGGCACCGCCTACAGCGAGCTCACCGACCCGGTGGAACAGCGGCGCCGGCTGCTCGCGCAGTCGCTGCTGGCCGCCGGCGGCGACCCGGAGGCCATGGAGCTCGACGAAGACTTCCTGCAGGCCATGGAGTACGCGATGCCGCCGACCGGCGGGCTCGGGATGGGAATCGATCGGCTCGTGATGCTCATAACTGGTCGCAGCATCCGCGAGACACTGCCGTTTCCGCTGGCCAAACCGCATTAG
- a CDS encoding alpha/beta hydrolase: protein MVRVTPPAPEATAQLLASSHTSLMNGWVPITVQVVTAIALALAVGWRSRRWLMMCLPLAVVIGGAAAYATHWYVVDQGLSEEPAPAALWLWTALTATAAAVLFLGWRGARGWQRSAACASVPLCLLCATLMVNLWVGYFPTVQSAWGQLTSGPLPDQTDRATVTAMAAKGSRPAHGSVVPVVIPSSASHFKHRGELVYLPPEWFASSPPPALPTVMMIGGQFNTPADWTRAGNAINTIDDFASTHNGEAPVLVFVDSGGAFNNDTECVNGVRGNAADHLTKDVVPYMVSSFGVSPDRANWGVTGWSMGGTCAVDLTVMHPDLFSAFVDVAGDFFPNAGNKAQTISRLFGGNADAWATFDPSTVINRHGQYRDVSGWFAISSDDPPTSRLADTAAMRLAARDAAANPSNQTAAAYSLCALGRANGIDCAVLPQPGKHDWPFADRVFAAALPWLAGQLGTPGVPRAPLPGTPLPGASPADASSVATVVVPAQHSNTTPR from the coding sequence ATGGTTCGCGTGACACCGCCGGCGCCCGAGGCCACCGCGCAGTTGTTGGCAAGCAGCCATACCTCGCTGATGAACGGCTGGGTACCGATTACGGTCCAGGTCGTCACCGCGATCGCGCTGGCGCTGGCCGTCGGCTGGCGATCACGCCGCTGGCTGATGATGTGCCTGCCGCTCGCGGTCGTGATCGGTGGGGCCGCGGCGTACGCCACGCATTGGTACGTCGTCGATCAGGGCCTGTCCGAGGAACCCGCGCCGGCGGCGCTGTGGCTGTGGACCGCGCTGACGGCCACGGCCGCGGCGGTGTTGTTTCTGGGCTGGCGCGGCGCGCGCGGCTGGCAGCGCAGTGCAGCGTGCGCGTCGGTACCGCTGTGCCTGTTGTGTGCCACGCTGATGGTCAATCTGTGGGTCGGCTACTTCCCCACCGTGCAGTCCGCGTGGGGCCAGCTCACCTCCGGCCCGCTGCCCGACCAGACCGATCGGGCCACCGTTACCGCGATGGCGGCCAAGGGAAGTCGGCCGGCGCACGGCAGCGTGGTCCCGGTGGTCATCCCCTCGTCGGCTTCGCACTTCAAGCACCGCGGCGAGCTGGTGTACCTGCCGCCCGAATGGTTCGCGTCCAGCCCGCCGCCGGCCCTGCCGACGGTCATGATGATCGGCGGGCAGTTCAATACCCCCGCGGACTGGACCCGTGCGGGCAATGCGATCAACACGATCGACGACTTCGCCTCCACCCACAACGGCGAGGCCCCGGTGCTGGTGTTCGTCGACTCCGGCGGGGCCTTTAACAACGACACCGAATGCGTCAACGGCGTGCGCGGCAATGCCGCCGATCACCTGACCAAAGATGTTGTCCCCTATATGGTTTCGAGTTTCGGCGTCAGCCCGGACCGCGCGAACTGGGGCGTGACGGGGTGGTCCATGGGCGGGACCTGCGCGGTGGACTTGACCGTCATGCACCCGGACCTGTTCAGCGCGTTCGTCGACGTCGCCGGCGACTTCTTCCCGAACGCCGGCAACAAAGCACAGACCATCAGCCGGCTGTTCGGCGGAAACGCCGACGCCTGGGCGACATTCGACCCGAGCACCGTCATCAACCGGCACGGCCAGTACCGCGACGTATCCGGTTGGTTCGCGATCTCGTCGGACGACCCGCCCACGTCGCGTCTCGCGGACACCGCCGCCATGCGGCTGGCCGCGCGCGACGCCGCCGCCAACCCGAGCAACCAGACCGCGGCCGCCTACTCGCTGTGTGCGCTCGGCCGCGCCAACGGCATCGACTGCGCGGTGCTGCCCCAGCCGGGTAAGCACGACTGGCCCTTCGCCGACCGGGTGTTCGCGGCCGCGCTGCCGTGGTTGGCCGGCCAGCTGGGCACGCCCGGGGTGCCGAGGGCCCCGCTGCCCGGCACCCCGCTGCCCGGCGCCTCGCCCGCCGACGCGTCTTCGGTCGCGACGGTGGTGGTTCCGGCCCAGCATTCCAACACCACGCCGAGGTAA